One Dermacentor silvarum isolate Dsil-2018 chromosome 10, BIME_Dsil_1.4, whole genome shotgun sequence genomic window carries:
- the LOC119431047 gene encoding uncharacterized protein LOC119431047: MMRPYPRKSLHPFLAASTEEEQLHGDQGDSALTSHFAEPHSKRIFNYRLSRARRVIENAFGIMAQKWRILRRPFKAKDDNVRRIISACVVLHNFLLKESPTSRSAYCPPGTADHLDWQGNITEGSWRAEDSSNTALPSLRSTGCHSTRAAYRVRDLLAKYFVTDGKIPWQEYMIKDRTLCSGVTGSGDAPAPESSS; this comes from the exons ATGATGCGGCCATATCCCCGGAAAA GTCTTCACCCATTTTTGGCTGCTAGCACGGAGGAGGAGCAGTTACATGGTGACCAAGGCGATTCTGCATTGACGAGCCACTTCGCTGAGCCCCACAGCAAAAGGATATTTAACTACCGTCTGAGCAGAGCCCGTCGGGTCATAGAGAATGCCTTCGGCATAATGGCACAAAAGTGGCGCATCCTGCGCCGCCCGTTCAAAGCTAAGGACGACAACGTGAGAAGAATTATCTCTGCTTGTGTCGTTCTGCACAACTTCCTGCTCAAGGAGTCCCCCACTTCCCGGTCTGCATACTGCCCTCCTGGAACAGCTGACCACCTAGACTGGCAAGGAAACATCACTGAAGGCAGCTGGAGGGCCGAGGATAGCAGCAACACTGCACTGCCATCACTGCGTAGCACAGGCTGTCACTCAACCAG AGCGGCCTACAGAGTGCGAGACCTCCTTGCCAAGTACTTCGTCACTGATGGCAAGATCCCTTGGCAAGAGTACATGATCAAGGACAGAACACTGTGCAGTG